A DNA window from Providencia huaxiensis contains the following coding sequences:
- a CDS encoding inositol monophosphatase family protein — protein MLNIALEAANTASKYSLKGFYEAGTFTRKIDNTIVTATDLKVENVIREVLQVKTPHISILGEELGTNIEGEFSTGWIIDPIDGTRAFLYGVPLFSTLIAYVERGIPLVGVISFPAIDTMYYASLGNGCWSKKGDLAPKRICTQIKKTKKLSEAVVSISGIHSTNFDSREGNKAYNLSNVVNSAQDMVFINDCYQHSMVATGRIDCAIDTLMKPWDIAAILPCLTEAGVYYANINGNKTNVINGGSLVSASSSELLDEVIVALNL, from the coding sequence GTGTTAAATATTGCTTTAGAAGCCGCTAATACTGCTAGTAAATATTCACTAAAAGGCTTTTACGAAGCTGGTACATTTACAAGAAAAATAGATAACACCATTGTTACCGCTACAGATCTTAAAGTAGAAAATGTGATAAGAGAAGTACTTCAGGTGAAAACCCCACATATTTCTATTTTAGGGGAGGAGCTCGGAACAAATATTGAAGGTGAATTTTCTACCGGATGGATAATAGATCCTATTGATGGAACACGCGCATTTTTGTATGGCGTTCCATTATTTAGTACTTTGATTGCTTATGTTGAACGTGGCATCCCCCTTGTCGGTGTTATATCATTTCCCGCCATTGATACTATGTATTATGCATCGTTAGGAAACGGGTGTTGGTCTAAAAAAGGTGATCTTGCACCAAAACGGATATGTACTCAGATAAAAAAAACGAAAAAATTAAGTGAAGCTGTTGTTTCGATATCAGGAATTCACAGTACTAATTTTGATAGTAGAGAAGGTAACAAAGCTTACAATCTATCAAATGTCGTTAATTCTGCTCAAGATATGGTTTTTATAAATGATTGTTATCAGCATTCAATGGTAGCAACAGGAAGGATCGATTGTGCTATTGATACGTTAATGAAACCATGGGATATCGCTGCTATTTTACCTTGCCTTACTGAAGCTGGAGTTTATTATGCAAATATTAATGGTAATAAAACAAACGTGATCAATGGGGGAAGTTTGGTGTCAGCATCCTCCTCTGAGTTATTGGATGAAGTGATTGTAGCTTTAAACTTATGA
- a CDS encoding NUDIX domain-containing protein: MIEKYIPHSVISKLKNYDRVVVGGLIKAGHDSKILFLKRSEGEFMPNVWEIPSGGMEYDEDMQTALSREITEETGMIVIEISGFVGAVEYQAIGQSCIQLNFNVLCSGHVCLSSEHSDFAWSTIESFKGNLDGFMLRTFGLQ, from the coding sequence GAGAAATATATTCCTCATTCAGTAATATCCAAACTTAAAAACTATGATCGTGTTGTTGTAGGCGGTTTAATCAAAGCTGGACATGATTCAAAAATTCTGTTTTTGAAGCGTTCAGAAGGCGAGTTCATGCCAAATGTATGGGAAATTCCTTCTGGTGGCATGGAGTATGATGAAGATATGCAGACAGCGCTTAGTCGTGAAATTACAGAAGAAACCGGAATGATAGTTATTGAAATTTCTGGTTTTGTCGGTGCGGTTGAGTACCAAGCAATTGGCCAAAGTTGTATTCAATTAAACTTCAATGTTTTATGCTCTGGTCATGTTTGTTTAAGTTCTGAGCACTCAGATTTTGCATGGTCTACTATTGAGTCATTCAAGGGTAATCTTGATGGTTTTATGTTGAGAACGTTCGGATTGCAATGA
- the pgl gene encoding 6-phosphogluconolactonase, with translation MNQVVYIASPESQQIHVWSMNEVGELTLLQTVKTPGQVQPMVLSHDKKHLYIGVRPNFRVVTYEIEEKGLLRLKAETSVPGTPVHLSLDNTGKYLFVPSYHQHNLAVLAINGEGVPNQVVQVIEGLRNPHSSHVDVDNQQLWVPCLGEDHIRLFDLHENGYLTEATADQITTAAKSGPRHLAFHPSEKVIYCVNELDSTVGVYHKFTRYRNMQTLANYPLGNESQRWAADIHITPDGRHLYVSERSESYLSHYLVSDDGCELTLEARYPTETHPRGFNIDATGRFLISSGQKSDHISVSEIDPITGKLTQIGRYRVGKGPMWVISVIL, from the coding sequence ATGAATCAGGTTGTTTATATTGCGAGCCCCGAGAGTCAGCAAATTCACGTGTGGTCGATGAATGAGGTTGGTGAACTTACTCTTTTACAAACGGTAAAAACACCGGGCCAAGTGCAACCTATGGTACTAAGCCATGATAAAAAACACCTTTATATTGGCGTGCGCCCGAATTTTCGCGTCGTAACCTATGAAATTGAAGAGAAAGGATTACTGCGTTTAAAAGCAGAAACATCCGTTCCGGGAACGCCAGTTCACTTATCATTGGATAACACGGGCAAATATTTATTTGTCCCTTCATACCATCAACACAACCTAGCGGTGCTGGCCATCAATGGCGAGGGTGTGCCAAATCAAGTCGTCCAAGTTATTGAAGGCTTGCGTAATCCACACTCTTCCCATGTCGATGTTGATAATCAACAGCTTTGGGTTCCTTGCTTGGGCGAAGACCATATCCGTTTATTCGATTTACATGAAAATGGTTATTTAACCGAAGCAACTGCGGATCAAATTACTACAGCAGCGAAATCAGGCCCTCGTCATCTGGCCTTCCATCCAAGTGAAAAAGTCATTTATTGTGTGAATGAGTTAGACTCAACGGTAGGCGTGTATCATAAATTTACTCGCTATCGTAATATGCAAACTTTGGCAAATTACCCATTAGGTAACGAAAGCCAGCGCTGGGCTGCCGATATCCATATTACGCCAGATGGCCGCCATTTGTATGTTAGTGAGCGCTCAGAAAGCTACCTCAGCCACTATCTGGTTTCTGATGACGGTTGCGAGCTAACATTAGAAGCACGCTACCCAACAGAGACGCACCCAAGGGGCTTTAATATTGATGCGACAGGCCGTTTTTTAATTTCGAGCGGGCAAAAGTCAGACCATATTTCAGTCTCTGAAATTGACCCAATTACGGGGAAATTGACGCAAATAGGAAGGTATAGGGTCGGGAAAGGTCCTATGTGGGTCATTTCAGTCATCCTTTGA